From a single Carassius auratus strain Wakin chromosome 38, ASM336829v1, whole genome shotgun sequence genomic region:
- the LOC113057443 gene encoding F-box only protein 28-like gives MAAVGVSTDGGVAPLDPDSASPAPEQTLQNNALLGLPIVAIENILNFLSYDEISLLRLVCKRMDVICQRVLNQGFLRVERYHSLCQKQVKAQLPRRESERRNHSLARHADILAAVETRLSLLNMTFMKYVDSNLCCFIPGKVIDEIYRVLRYVNSTRAPQRAHEVLQELRDISSMAMEYFDEKIVPILKKRLPGADLSGRLIGSAPVAGPSSSLTTMSLLAKNTPSRSEMTKVQQQVKVNGASMTALRREMQEVRVKQLEQQKQLQDQEQKLLEQSQVMGEQNARLAELEHKLRELMDSAVASSSSEGLCLKRPRTCPDLPRHSKRLRSKK, from the exons ATGGCGGCTGTAGGAGTGAGCACTGATGGAGGCGTCGCGCCGCTGGATCCGGACTCTGCGTCTCCAGCGCCGGAGCAGACGCTCCAGAACAACGCGCTGCTGGGACTCCCGATCGTGGCGATCGAGAACATCCTCAACTTCCTGTCCTACGACGAGATCAGTCTGCTGCGACTG GTGTGTAAGCGCATGGATGTGATCTGCCAGCGTGTGCTGAACCAAGGCTTCCTGAGAGTGGAGCGCTATCACAGTCTGTGCCAGAAACAGGTGAAGGCCCAGCTGCCCAG GCGGGAGTCGGAGCGCAGGAATCACTCGTTAGCGCGGCACGCAGACATCCTGGCGGCGGTGGAGACGCGTCTGTCACTGCTCAACATGACCTTCATGAAATACGTGGACTCAAACCTCTGCTGCTTCATTCCTGGAAAG GTGATCGATGAGATTTACCGTGTTCTGCGGTATGTGAACTCCACACGAGCGCCACAGAGAGCTCACGAGGTGCTGCAGGAGCTGCGGGACATCTCCTCCATGGCCATGGAGTACTTCGACGAGAAGATCGTCCCCATCCTGAAGAAGAGGCTTCCCGGCGCGGATCTCTCCGGACGACTGATCGGATCTGCTCCGG TGGCCGGTCCCTCTTCCTCTCTCACCACCATGTCCCTGCTGGCCAAGAACACTCCGTCTCGCTCGGAGATGACGAAGGTGCAGCAGCAGGTGAAGGTGAACGGCGCGTCGATGACGGCGCTGCGGCGCGAGATGCAGGAGGTGCGTGTGAAGCAGCTGGAGCAGCAGAAGCAGCTGCAGGATCAGGAGCAGAAGCTGCTGGAGCAGTCTCAGGTGATGGGCGAGCAGAACGCCCGTCTGGCCGAGCTGGAGCACAAGCTCAGGGAACTGATGGACAGCGCCGTGGCCTCCAGCTCGTCCGAGGGCCTGTGTCTCAAACGGCCCCGCACCTGCCCAGACCTCCCGCGTCACTCCAAACGCCTGCGCAGCAAGAAATAG